The following are from one region of the Gryllotalpicola protaetiae genome:
- the infB gene encoding translation initiation factor IF-2, whose translation MSEIAKNLGIESKAAVEILNGELKEFVKTPSSTIEPPAVRKLTAYIKDHPELVSGDAGAKAPAASAKPGPAKPAAPRPAPAPAAKAEAAPVAEAPAPAAQAPAERPAAEQTDAPRGGSAPSAAKPAAPRPQGTPRPGNNPFASSQGMGQRPAGTPRPGNNPFASSQGMGQRPSPGNIPRPQAPRPGAPRPGAPRPGAPRPGQGFQRQGAGQGRPGGPGRPGGAGGFQRPGGAGAGGFQRPGGGAPGGGFGGPRPGGGGGRGRGPGGGTAGAFGRGGGKSRARKSKRTKRQEFEMREAPSLGGVSVPRGDGSTIVRLRRGSSISDFADKIDASPGNLVTVLFHLGEMATATESLDEATFEVLGAELGYKIQIVSPEDEDKELLEGFDIDLEQELEDESDEDLLPRPPVVTVVGHVDHGKTRLLDAIRQTNVVAGEAGGITQHIGAYQVWTEHEGAERAITFIDTPGHEAFTAMRARGAQVSDIAILVVAADDGIMPQTIEALNHMQAADVPIVVAVNKIDKPDANPAKVRQQLTEFGLVAEEYGGETIFVDVSARENIGLTELLEAVLLTADAGLDLRANPDKDARGVAIEAKLDKGRGAVATVLIQSGTLHVGDSIVAGTAYGRVRAMLDENGENVAEALPSRPVQVQGLSSVPRAGDTFIVTEDDRTARQIAEKREAAERNAQLAKARKRISLEDFTRALEEGKVESLNLIIKGDVSGAVEALEESLLKIEVDDSVQLRILHRGVGAITESDVDLATIDNAIIVGFNVRPDVKARERAAREGVDIRFYSVIYNAIDDIEQSLKGMLKPEFEEVQSGLAEIREVFRSSKWGNIAGVYVRSGTITRNAKARVIRDGVVLADGLAIESLRRFKDDVTEVRTDFEAGIGLGKFNDIQVGDEIETIEMVEKPRG comes from the coding sequence GTGAGTGAGATCGCCAAGAACCTCGGAATCGAGAGCAAGGCTGCGGTCGAAATCCTCAACGGCGAGTTGAAGGAGTTCGTGAAGACTCCCTCGTCGACCATCGAACCCCCCGCCGTGCGCAAGCTCACGGCATACATCAAGGACCACCCAGAGCTGGTCTCCGGCGACGCCGGCGCGAAGGCGCCGGCAGCTTCCGCGAAGCCCGGCCCGGCCAAGCCGGCCGCACCGCGCCCGGCACCTGCTCCTGCCGCGAAGGCCGAAGCCGCCCCCGTGGCCGAGGCGCCCGCGCCCGCCGCGCAGGCACCGGCCGAACGCCCGGCGGCCGAGCAGACGGATGCCCCGCGTGGCGGTTCCGCGCCCAGTGCGGCCAAGCCGGCCGCGCCGCGCCCGCAGGGCACGCCGCGCCCCGGCAACAACCCGTTCGCGTCGTCGCAGGGCATGGGCCAGCGCCCAGCCGGCACGCCGCGCCCCGGCAACAACCCGTTCGCGTCGTCGCAGGGCATGGGCCAGCGCCCCTCGCCCGGCAACATCCCGCGGCCTCAGGCTCCGCGCCCCGGCGCACCCCGTCCGGGTGCTCCGCGCCCCGGCGCGCCCCGCCCCGGTCAGGGCTTCCAGCGCCAGGGCGCTGGTCAGGGCCGCCCTGGCGGTCCCGGTCGTCCGGGCGGCGCAGGCGGCTTCCAGCGTCCCGGCGGCGCCGGTGCAGGTGGTTTCCAGCGCCCAGGTGGCGGCGCTCCTGGCGGCGGCTTCGGCGGCCCGCGCCCCGGTGGCGGCGGCGGCCGCGGTCGTGGCCCCGGTGGCGGTACCGCCGGTGCGTTCGGCCGTGGCGGCGGCAAGAGCCGCGCCCGCAAGTCGAAGCGGACGAAGCGCCAAGAGTTCGAGATGCGGGAGGCACCGTCGCTCGGCGGCGTGAGCGTTCCCCGCGGCGACGGCTCGACGATCGTCCGGCTGCGTCGCGGCTCGTCGATCTCCGACTTCGCGGACAAGATCGACGCGAGCCCCGGCAACCTGGTCACCGTCCTCTTCCACCTCGGTGAGATGGCGACGGCGACCGAGTCGCTCGACGAGGCCACCTTCGAGGTGCTCGGCGCGGAGCTCGGCTACAAGATCCAGATCGTCTCCCCAGAGGACGAGGACAAGGAGCTCCTCGAGGGCTTCGACATCGACCTCGAGCAGGAGCTCGAGGACGAGTCCGACGAGGACCTGCTGCCCCGGCCGCCTGTGGTCACCGTCGTCGGCCACGTCGACCACGGCAAGACCCGCCTGCTCGACGCGATCCGCCAGACCAACGTGGTCGCAGGCGAGGCCGGCGGCATCACGCAGCACATCGGTGCGTACCAGGTGTGGACGGAGCACGAAGGCGCCGAGCGCGCCATCACCTTCATCGACACCCCCGGTCACGAGGCGTTCACCGCCATGCGTGCCCGCGGTGCGCAGGTCTCCGACATCGCGATCCTCGTAGTCGCGGCGGACGACGGCATCATGCCGCAGACCATCGAGGCGCTGAACCACATGCAGGCGGCCGACGTGCCGATCGTGGTCGCGGTCAACAAGATCGACAAGCCCGACGCCAACCCGGCCAAGGTGCGCCAGCAGCTCACCGAGTTCGGCCTCGTGGCCGAGGAGTACGGCGGCGAGACGATCTTCGTCGACGTGTCGGCGCGCGAGAACATCGGTCTCACCGAGCTTCTCGAGGCGGTGCTGCTCACGGCAGACGCGGGTCTCGATCTGCGCGCGAACCCCGACAAGGACGCGCGCGGTGTGGCGATCGAAGCCAAGCTCGACAAGGGCCGTGGCGCCGTGGCGACCGTCCTCATCCAGTCCGGAACGCTGCATGTCGGCGACTCGATCGTCGCAGGCACGGCCTACGGCCGCGTCCGCGCGATGCTCGACGAGAACGGCGAGAACGTCGCGGAGGCTCTGCCGAGCCGCCCCGTCCAGGTGCAGGGTCTGTCGTCGGTGCCGCGCGCCGGTGACACCTTCATCGTGACGGAGGACGACCGCACGGCCCGCCAGATCGCCGAGAAGCGCGAGGCGGCCGAGCGCAACGCCCAGCTGGCCAAGGCCCGCAAGCGCATCAGCCTCGAGGACTTCACCCGCGCTCTCGAAGAGGGCAAGGTCGAGTCGCTCAACCTCATCATCAAGGGTGACGTCTCCGGTGCCGTCGAGGCGCTCGAGGAGTCGCTGCTCAAGATCGAGGTCGACGACAGCGTCCAGCTGCGCATCCTCCACCGCGGCGTCGGCGCGATCACCGAGTCCGACGTGGACCTCGCGACGATCGACAACGCGATCATCGTCGGCTTCAACGTCCGCCCGGACGTCAAGGCCCGCGAGCGCGCCGCCCGCGAGGGTGTCGACATCCGGTTCTACTCGGTCATCTACAACGCGATCGACGACATCGAGCAGTCCCTCAAGGGCATGCTCAAGCCGGAGTTCGAAGAGGTGCAGTCGGGTCTCGCCGAGATCCGCGAGGTGTTCCGCTCGTCCAAGTGGGGCAACATCGCGGGTGTCTACGTCCGCAGCGGCACGATCACGCGCAACGCCAAGGCGCGCGTCATCCGCGACGGGGTGGTGCTGGCCGACGGCCTCGCCATCGAGTCGCTGCGTCGCTTCAAGGACGACGTCACCGAGGTGCGCACGGACTTCGAGGCCGGCATCGGCCTCGGCAAGTTCAACGACATCCAGGTCGGCGACGAGATCGAGACCATCGAAATGGTTGAGAAGCCGCGAGGTTAG
- the rbfA gene encoding 30S ribosome-binding factor RbfA, protein MADPERARKLADRIKVVIAKRLEKGLRDPRLGFVTITDVRVTGDLQHASVFYTVYGTEQERTDSAAALKAATGMLRTEVGRNISVRLTPTLEFIADAIPENAAHIDELLRSAAARDSEVAALAETAHYAGDEDPYVKPREYDEDEIEE, encoded by the coding sequence ATGGCGGATCCGGAACGCGCCAGGAAGCTGGCAGACCGCATCAAGGTCGTGATCGCGAAGCGCCTCGAGAAGGGGCTGCGCGACCCGCGCCTGGGCTTCGTGACGATCACGGACGTCCGGGTGACGGGCGACCTGCAGCATGCATCCGTCTTCTACACGGTCTACGGGACCGAGCAGGAGCGCACGGATTCGGCCGCGGCTCTCAAGGCCGCGACCGGCATGCTGCGCACCGAGGTGGGTCGCAACATCAGCGTGCGACTCACCCCCACGCTCGAGTTCATCGCCGACGCGATCCCCGAGAACGCCGCCCACATCGACGAGCTGCTGCGCTCAGCGGCAGCACGCGACTCCGAGGTGGCCGCGCTCGCTGAGACCGCGCACTACGCCGGCGACGAGGACCCGTACGTCAAGCCGCGCGAGTACGACGAGGACGAGATCGAAGAATAG
- a CDS encoding iron-siderophore ABC transporter substrate-binding protein: MTPRRKALIGAAVAVIAALGLAGCSSADNGSGASQPTSSAKASAVTIHDAFGDTVIASKPKRVVTLGWGSTEAALAIGVDPVAMPFQAYAGDKDGVLPWIKDYVAKNKLEMPKVLPNTTDDPPYEAIAAAKPDLILAPYSGLTQKQDQLLKAIAPTVAYPDQPWATPWKDIISISGTALFEPAKATKVLDGIETQIKDAAAAHPEFKGKSIAEVWASPQEFDVYKKEDPRVQFALDLGFTSAPSVDQLANGDQTFYYALSTEKVDQLTSDVLVSYGDTDASQQAFLTSSYGSGMSQVKAGAVAQLTGPAFISAVSPPTALSLSWGLKDYVAALSKAAKAAG; this comes from the coding sequence ATGACCCCACGACGCAAGGCGCTCATCGGCGCGGCCGTCGCCGTCATCGCCGCACTCGGCCTGGCCGGTTGCTCGTCGGCCGACAACGGCAGCGGCGCATCGCAGCCGACGAGCTCGGCGAAGGCATCCGCCGTCACCATCCATGACGCGTTCGGCGACACCGTCATCGCATCCAAGCCGAAACGCGTCGTCACGCTCGGCTGGGGCTCGACCGAGGCGGCACTCGCGATCGGCGTCGACCCCGTCGCGATGCCGTTCCAGGCGTACGCCGGCGACAAGGACGGCGTGCTGCCCTGGATCAAGGACTACGTCGCCAAGAACAAGCTCGAGATGCCGAAGGTGCTGCCGAACACGACCGACGACCCGCCCTACGAGGCGATCGCCGCGGCGAAGCCCGACCTGATCCTCGCACCCTACTCGGGCCTCACCCAGAAGCAGGACCAGCTGCTCAAGGCGATCGCACCCACCGTCGCCTACCCGGACCAGCCGTGGGCGACGCCGTGGAAGGACATCATCTCGATCTCGGGCACGGCGCTGTTCGAGCCCGCGAAGGCGACGAAGGTGCTCGACGGGATCGAGACGCAGATCAAGGATGCCGCCGCCGCCCACCCCGAGTTCAAGGGCAAGTCGATCGCCGAGGTCTGGGCGTCGCCGCAGGAGTTCGACGTCTACAAGAAGGAGGACCCGCGCGTGCAGTTCGCGCTCGACCTCGGCTTCACCTCCGCCCCGAGCGTCGACCAGCTCGCGAACGGCGACCAGACGTTCTACTACGCGCTCAGCACCGAGAAGGTCGACCAGCTCACGAGCGATGTGCTCGTCTCCTACGGCGACACGGATGCCTCACAGCAAGCATTCCTCACTTCCAGCTACGGTTCGGGGATGAGCCAGGTGAAGGCCGGGGCCGTCGCGCAGCTGACCGGCCCGGCGTTCATCTCGGCCGTCTCGCCGCCCACTGCGCTGTCGCTGTCGTGGGGTCTCAAGGACTACGTCGCGGCGCTCTCGAAGGCGGCGAAGGCCGCCGGCTGA
- a CDS encoding ABC transporter ATP-binding protein: MSAALTPATPRTLAAHGLQLAYDGHVIVPGLDLELAPGRITAIIGANGSGKSTVLRGLARLLAPRAGDVTLDGEDLRGIPGRRLARMLGILPQEPIAPEGATVAELVMRGRHPHQGVFGGRSAADEAVVAEALHLTDTAELAGRRLGELSGGQRQRVWIALALAQNPDVLLLDEPTTFLDIAHQLEVLDLLAELNARLGTTVVMVLHDLNLAARYADELVVVADGRVLAAGSPADVITEPVLSAAFGLAARVIADPETGSPLVIPTARKTRGDRTKPAEAAGFENNSRENS; the protein is encoded by the coding sequence ATGAGCGCGGCCCTCACCCCCGCGACCCCGCGCACGCTCGCCGCGCACGGCCTGCAGCTCGCCTACGACGGCCACGTCATCGTGCCAGGCCTCGACCTCGAGCTCGCCCCCGGCCGCATCACCGCGATCATCGGCGCGAACGGCAGCGGCAAGTCGACCGTGCTGCGCGGGCTCGCCCGGCTGCTCGCGCCACGCGCGGGCGACGTCACGCTCGACGGCGAGGACCTGCGCGGCATCCCCGGGCGGCGCCTCGCACGCATGCTCGGCATCCTGCCGCAGGAGCCCATCGCGCCAGAGGGCGCCACCGTCGCCGAACTGGTCATGCGCGGCAGGCATCCGCATCAGGGCGTGTTCGGCGGCCGCAGCGCCGCCGATGAGGCCGTCGTCGCCGAGGCGCTGCACCTCACCGACACCGCGGAGCTCGCCGGCCGTCGCCTCGGCGAGCTCTCCGGAGGCCAGCGCCAGCGTGTCTGGATCGCCCTCGCGCTCGCGCAGAACCCGGACGTGCTGCTGCTCGACGAGCCGACCACGTTCCTCGACATCGCGCACCAGCTCGAGGTCCTCGACCTGCTGGCCGAGCTGAACGCGCGCCTCGGCACGACCGTCGTCATGGTGCTGCACGACCTCAATCTGGCTGCTCGCTACGCGGACGAGCTCGTCGTCGTTGCCGACGGCCGAGTGCTCGCCGCAGGCTCCCCCGCCGACGTCATCACCGAGCCGGTGCTCTCCGCCGCGTTCGGACTCGCCGCCCGGGTCATCGCCGACCCGGAGACCGGCTCGCCGCTTGTCATCCCCACCGCACGCAAGACGCGCGGAGACCGCACAAAGCCGGCCGAAGCGGCCGGCTTCGAGAACAACAGTAGGGAAAACTCATGA
- a CDS encoding FecCD family ABC transporter permease produces the protein MTIQLGAADASAVPALAVRQALRLGRRRRALAVSGLAAAVLLVGVLSLSLGTIPVPATRLPAVLAGHGDPLENLAVLTLRLPRWTTGALVGVALGLAGALFQTTLRNPLASPDILGISGGASVAAVTAMLVFHATGVGVPLAALIGGAVVAAIIGLLSWREGFAGQRFVLIGIAVAFLASGGLSYLITRADVRAAQQALAWTVGSVSDPSWPETGLLAAALVVLVPLALWLAVPLRVLAMGSDAAHGLGVRPVAMTVLATATGVALASVATAVAGPVAFVAFVAAPIARRIVGAGGLQPVASALTGVALVTAADFVAARLGDFQAPVGLVTGVVGAPYLLWLLTRKDGIGA, from the coding sequence GTGACGATTCAGCTCGGGGCAGCGGATGCCTCCGCCGTACCCGCCCTCGCCGTGCGCCAGGCGCTTCGTCTGGGCCGGCGTCGGCGTGCTCTCGCGGTGAGCGGTCTTGCCGCGGCAGTCCTGCTCGTCGGGGTGCTGAGCCTCAGCCTCGGGACGATCCCGGTTCCTGCGACGCGCCTGCCCGCCGTGCTCGCCGGCCACGGCGACCCGCTCGAGAACCTCGCCGTGCTGACCCTGCGACTGCCGCGCTGGACGACCGGCGCACTCGTCGGCGTCGCCCTCGGCCTCGCCGGCGCGCTGTTCCAGACGACGCTGCGCAACCCGCTCGCGAGCCCCGACATCCTCGGCATCTCCGGCGGCGCGAGCGTCGCCGCCGTCACCGCGATGCTCGTCTTCCACGCGACCGGCGTCGGCGTGCCGCTCGCCGCGCTCATCGGCGGTGCCGTCGTGGCCGCCATCATCGGCCTGCTGTCGTGGCGCGAGGGTTTCGCCGGGCAGCGCTTCGTGCTGATCGGCATCGCCGTCGCGTTCCTCGCGAGCGGCGGCCTGTCGTACCTGATCACCCGCGCCGACGTGCGCGCGGCGCAGCAGGCGCTCGCCTGGACGGTCGGCAGCGTCAGCGATCCGAGCTGGCCCGAGACCGGCCTGCTCGCCGCCGCTCTCGTGGTGCTCGTGCCGCTCGCGCTCTGGCTCGCCGTTCCGCTGCGCGTGCTCGCCATGGGGTCGGATGCCGCGCACGGCCTCGGCGTGCGGCCCGTCGCCATGACGGTGCTCGCGACGGCGACGGGTGTCGCGCTGGCGTCCGTCGCCACGGCCGTGGCCGGCCCGGTCGCGTTCGTCGCGTTCGTCGCCGCTCCGATCGCGCGCCGCATCGTCGGCGCGGGCGGGCTGCAGCCGGTGGCATCCGCTCTCACGGGCGTCGCGCTCGTGACCGCGGCCGACTTCGTGGCGGCCAGACTCGGCGACTTCCAGGCGCCGGTCGGGCTCGTCACCGGCGTCGTCGGCGCCCCCTACCTGCTCTGGCTGCTGACCAGGAAGGACGGTATCGGCGCATGA